In the Paenibacillus sp. FSL H7-0357 genome, one interval contains:
- a CDS encoding EcsC family protein — protein sequence MNYEHKVQREVANWEQKMFKPPGWLEKTSKTIGNRINHLIPPKVHNIITTTIRSIVRTALFGAEYTPRRPVQSTLGLESADKEAKELFALYQKIAVAEGAGTGAGGIMLSMVDFPALIAIKMKFLFELAHVYGYDTKHFSERVFILKVFQMTFSGPENRARLLYSITHWHIEKEQWVSDAEYSRNMDWETFQIEYRDAIDFRKMLQMVPGIGAVAGAWANYTILEELREFAMNAYRLRRLHDDFDFEVLG from the coding sequence ATGAATTACGAGCATAAAGTACAAAGGGAAGTTGCCAACTGGGAACAAAAAATGTTCAAACCCCCGGGATGGCTGGAAAAAACATCGAAAACAATCGGCAATCGAATAAATCATTTAATTCCCCCGAAGGTGCATAACATCATTACGACCACCATACGATCAATCGTGCGTACGGCATTGTTCGGTGCGGAATATACGCCTCGCCGTCCGGTGCAGAGCACTCTGGGTCTGGAGTCTGCCGATAAGGAAGCGAAAGAATTGTTTGCCTTATACCAAAAAATAGCAGTTGCAGAAGGCGCTGGAACGGGAGCTGGCGGCATTATGCTTAGTATGGTAGACTTTCCAGCTTTAATTGCGATCAAAATGAAATTTTTGTTCGAGCTAGCGCATGTTTATGGTTATGACACCAAGCACTTCTCCGAGCGGGTATTCATTCTCAAGGTATTTCAAATGACCTTTTCGGGGCCGGAAAACCGCGCCAGGTTGCTCTATTCCATCACGCATTGGCATATTGAAAAGGAACAGTGGGTCTCCGACGCCGAATACTCCCGGAATATGGACTGGGAGACATTTCAGATCGAGTATCGTGACGCCATTGACTTCCGGAAAATGCTGCAGATGGTGCCTGGAATCGGTGCTGTCGCAGGCGCATGGGCGAATTACACCATTCTTGAGGAGCTGCGCGAATTCGCCATGAACGCTTACCGCCTGCGCAGATTGCACGATGATTTCGATTTCGAGGTTCTGGGTTGA
- a CDS encoding AraC family transcriptional regulator produces the protein MSEEILNQQKKLAKLIEQFSPKDGVFETAIPNLSIIRYSGVSEPAYRVYKPSYCIIAQGLKEVLLAQERFEYGSADYLIASMNLPVVGQIIRASSETPYLSIKLEFTHDQILEVINEANVRTVPNDNAKRALFVGQMEHSLMDATLRLIELLNRPEDIPYLAPLFTKEILYTLLKGPYGVTLGQIAMEGSNTYRIREVIDHITTNFNQSMRVEELAETASMSLSSFHRNFKEVTGMSPIQFQKQLRLQEARRVLLSESAEAAEVAFRVGYESSSQFSREYSRMFGSPPRSDVKQLKELYDPAKSIVFLGD, from the coding sequence ATGTCGGAGGAAATCCTAAATCAACAAAAAAAACTGGCAAAGCTCATCGAGCAATTTTCACCGAAAGATGGAGTGTTTGAGACAGCTATACCCAATCTGTCTATAATCCGATACTCCGGAGTATCTGAACCTGCATACAGGGTGTATAAACCTTCTTATTGCATTATTGCTCAAGGGTTAAAAGAGGTGCTCTTGGCTCAAGAACGATTTGAATACGGATCAGCAGATTATTTGATTGCTTCCATGAATTTGCCTGTAGTCGGCCAGATCATTAGAGCTTCCTCCGAAACACCTTATCTGAGCATTAAATTAGAATTTACACATGACCAGATTTTAGAGGTTATCAACGAGGCTAACGTTCGCACAGTGCCGAATGACAATGCAAAGCGTGCCCTGTTTGTAGGTCAGATGGAGCATTCCTTAATGGATGCGACGCTAAGACTCATTGAATTGCTGAACCGGCCAGAGGACATCCCGTACCTAGCTCCACTATTTACAAAGGAAATTCTTTATACCCTTCTGAAGGGGCCTTACGGTGTTACACTAGGTCAAATAGCAATGGAAGGCAGCAATACCTATCGAATCAGAGAAGTAATTGATCACATCACTACAAATTTCAATCAATCTATGCGTGTTGAAGAGCTTGCCGAAACGGCGAGTATGAGCCTCTCTTCTTTCCATCGTAACTTTAAGGAAGTGACAGGTATGAGTCCCATTCAATTTCAGAAGCAATTAAGATTACAGGAGGCGCGGCGAGTATTGCTCTCTGAATCTGCAGAAGCTGCTGAAGTTGCTTTCCGGGTCGGTTATGAGAGTTCTTCCCAATTCAGCCGTGAATATTCCCGTATGTTTGGTTCACCTCCGAGATCCGACGTTAAACAATTAAAGGAATTATACGACCCCGCTAAAAGTATCGTTTTCTTAGGGGACTAA
- a CDS encoding AIR synthase related protein, producing MKPSIQRIRDLTLVRRAGSRLLVIGCDSSASIGNKPMDALQTPPDIVGYYTARVAVMEVLSVGADILTVVDTLAVEKYPTGSEIIRGVQRLLDEAGLTEAHLNGSTEENFKSCQTGVGITVIGETDEERLKLMRSVAGDCVVMLGEPLIGSAVLEQEARVCSIRQLQSLVASPEVHEIHPVGSKGAGYEAGLLAELNGCIFQAVPGITEKLNASGGPSTAVIFSAAEEKLEHLQSEIGGEMDIIGRLLDKAM from the coding sequence ATGAAACCATCAATACAAAGAATTCGAGATTTAACTTTAGTGCGAAGAGCGGGAAGCCGCTTATTGGTCATAGGCTGTGACTCCAGCGCAAGTATCGGGAACAAGCCAATGGATGCTCTGCAGACTCCGCCGGATATAGTCGGCTATTATACAGCCAGAGTTGCGGTTATGGAAGTTCTGTCCGTGGGCGCGGATATTCTTACAGTAGTGGATACCCTAGCTGTGGAAAAGTATCCGACAGGGAGCGAAATTATCCGCGGGGTACAAAGGCTGCTGGACGAAGCTGGACTCACGGAGGCTCATTTGAACGGTAGCACAGAAGAAAATTTCAAATCGTGCCAGACCGGCGTAGGGATTACCGTAATCGGGGAAACCGATGAGGAACGGCTGAAGCTGATGAGGTCGGTTGCCGGAGACTGTGTGGTTATGCTGGGAGAACCGCTGATCGGGAGCGCAGTATTGGAACAAGAGGCAAGAGTATGCAGTATCCGGCAGCTGCAGTCACTTGTAGCCTCGCCTGAGGTGCATGAGATTCATCCGGTCGGCTCTAAGGGGGCCGGGTATGAAGCAGGACTTCTGGCAGAGCTGAACGGCTGCATTTTTCAGGCAGTTCCAGGGATCACAGAAAAGCTGAATGCCTCAGGAGGCCCGTCGACGGCGGTGATTTTTTCAGCGGCAGAGGAAAAACTTGAACACCTCCAATCCGAAATTGGCGGCGAGATGGATATTATCGGTCGTTTGCTCGATAAAGCAATGTAG
- a CDS encoding SGNH/GDSL hydrolase family protein, whose amino-acid sequence MSSTTQVFKATEPHVKIIGRTHYYNEVLWLALSGGGVEFSFHGRKAEITLKGDAVASTGNNLARIGISVNGKRVIDDQLDTPIKTYTVFESDTVQDITVTVIKLSEAAMSTVGIQEIAVDAADGIKPTPPKLHTIEFIGDSITCGYGVDDEYELHSFSTATEDVTKTYAYLTAQQLKADYSMVSYSGYGIITGYTENDQKLTTHLIPDYYEKVGKSEGGFEGTLLPQEVYWDFNKFVPDLIIINLGTNDDSYTKEEASKQAEYARKYIEFLKMVRRNNPHASILCTLGIMGDRLYPYVEQAVSGYSRETADSNITTMKFDEQLAADGYAADFHPSQATHSKAANKLTAQIKELMKW is encoded by the coding sequence ATGTCATCAACAACTCAAGTGTTTAAAGCAACAGAGCCTCATGTGAAGATCATCGGGCGGACCCACTACTATAACGAAGTGCTGTGGCTGGCTCTCTCAGGCGGCGGTGTGGAATTTTCATTCCATGGCAGAAAAGCGGAGATTACTTTAAAAGGTGATGCTGTCGCCTCAACCGGTAATAACTTGGCTCGAATTGGCATCAGCGTAAACGGGAAACGGGTAATTGACGATCAACTGGACACACCGATTAAAACGTATACTGTATTTGAAAGCGATACTGTGCAGGATATAACGGTAACGGTTATTAAACTATCAGAGGCTGCGATGTCAACAGTTGGGATTCAAGAGATCGCTGTCGATGCTGCGGATGGCATTAAGCCAACCCCGCCAAAATTACATACAATTGAATTCATCGGCGATTCCATTACCTGCGGCTATGGAGTTGATGATGAATACGAGCTGCATTCTTTTTCCACGGCTACGGAAGATGTCACAAAAACCTATGCCTACCTGACTGCTCAGCAGCTTAAGGCTGACTATAGCATGGTTTCATACAGCGGATACGGCATCATCACAGGCTATACGGAAAACGATCAAAAGCTTACCACTCATCTTATCCCGGATTACTATGAAAAAGTGGGCAAGTCTGAGGGGGGATTTGAGGGTACACTGTTGCCCCAAGAAGTATACTGGGATTTCAATAAGTTTGTGCCTGATCTGATTATCATTAACCTCGGAACGAACGATGATTCCTATACCAAAGAGGAAGCCAGTAAGCAAGCAGAATATGCCCGGAAGTATATTGAATTTCTAAAAATGGTCAGACGCAACAATCCTCATGCCTCAATTCTGTGTACGCTGGGGATTATGGGGGATAGACTGTATCCTTATGTCGAACAAGCTGTTAGCGGGTATAGCCGGGAAACAGCCGACAGCAATATTACCACAATGAAGTTTGACGAGCAGCTGGCAGCTGACGGCTACGCCGCCGACTTCCACCCGTCTCAAGCTACTCACAGTAAAGCGGCGAATAAACTGACTGCTCAAATCAAAGAACTTATGAAGTGGTGA
- a CDS encoding aldo/keto reductase, which translates to MQKVILNNGVEMPVLGFGVYQIADQSQCEQSVYDAITSGYRLIDTAASYLNEEAVGRALKRSGIARDELFITTKLWVQDTGYERTKKAFENSLNRLQLDYLDLYLIHQPFGDVYGSWRAMEELYREGKVRAIGVSNFHMDRLIDLIIHNEVVPAVNQVETHPFNQQIESEEFMKENKVQIESWAPFAEGKNNLFQNELLVSIAEKYNKSVAQVVLRWLTQREVVVIPKSVRKERMVENFSIFDFQLSEEDMNAIMALDTKESLFFSHRDPEMVKWIGNRKLDI; encoded by the coding sequence ATGCAAAAAGTAATTTTGAACAATGGGGTAGAAATGCCAGTGCTCGGTTTCGGTGTGTATCAGATTGCTGATCAAAGTCAGTGTGAACAAAGCGTTTATGACGCTATCACAAGTGGTTACCGGTTGATTGATACCGCTGCCTCCTATCTGAATGAAGAAGCCGTTGGCAGAGCGCTCAAACGGAGCGGCATTGCAAGAGATGAGTTATTTATCACAACGAAGCTTTGGGTCCAGGATACTGGTTATGAGCGCACGAAGAAAGCGTTTGAGAATTCACTGAATAGATTGCAACTGGATTATTTGGATTTGTATTTGATTCATCAGCCGTTTGGTGATGTGTATGGCTCCTGGCGCGCGATGGAGGAATTGTACCGTGAAGGAAAGGTCCGTGCAATTGGCGTAAGTAACTTTCATATGGACCGCCTAATCGATCTAATTATTCATAATGAAGTCGTTCCTGCCGTAAATCAGGTTGAAACGCATCCTTTCAATCAGCAAATCGAAAGTGAAGAATTTATGAAGGAGAACAAGGTACAAATCGAGTCATGGGCGCCCTTTGCTGAAGGAAAGAATAACCTTTTCCAGAATGAGCTATTGGTATCCATCGCTGAAAAGTATAATAAATCTGTTGCTCAGGTCGTTTTACGCTGGTTAACCCAAAGAGAGGTTGTAGTCATTCCGAAATCGGTTCGCAAAGAAAGAATGGTCGAAAATTTCAGTATCTTTGACTTCCAATTAAGCGAAGAAGATATGAATGCGATTATGGCGTTAGACACGAAAGAGAGCTTGTTCTTCTCCCACCGCGATCCTGAAATGGTCAAATGGATTGGTAACCGTAAATTAGATATCTGA